A window of Sulfurimonas gotlandica GD1 contains these coding sequences:
- the guaB gene encoding IMP dehydrogenase translates to MKIRKRALTFEDVLLVPQYSEVLPKEVSLETKLTRNISLKIPMVSAAMDTVTEYRAAIAMARLGGIGIIHKNMNIEAQAKQITKVKKSESGIIIDPIYVHPDATLADADALMKEYKISGVPVVDTHNKLLGILTNRDMRFEKDMSKKADQVMTKMPLITAVKGISLDDAGDIMHKNKIEKLPIIDEDGFLKGLVTIKDIRKRIAYPNSNKDAFGRLIVGGAIGVGQLDRAKALVDAGCDVLVLDSAHGHSKGILDTVRKIKETMEVDVIAGNIATAEAVLALIEAGADGVKVGIGPGSICTTRIVAGVGVPQISAISECADEARKHGVPVIADGGIKYSGDIAKALAVGASCIMAGSLLAGTEESPGDTIMFQGRQYKSYRGMGSIGAMQTGSTDRYFQEGTAADKLVPEGIEGRVPFRGSIAGIVHQMMGGLRSSMGYCGSASIPIFWEKAEFVEITSAGLKESHVHDVIITQEAPNYHV, encoded by the coding sequence ATGAAAATTCGTAAAAGAGCCTTAACATTTGAAGATGTACTATTAGTACCACAATATTCTGAAGTATTACCAAAAGAGGTTTCACTAGAAACTAAGCTTACTCGTAATATCTCTCTTAAAATTCCTATGGTTTCTGCAGCAATGGATACAGTTACTGAGTACAGAGCGGCTATCGCCATGGCTAGACTTGGCGGTATCGGTATTATTCATAAAAACATGAATATAGAAGCTCAAGCAAAACAAATAACTAAAGTAAAAAAAAGTGAAAGCGGAATCATTATAGACCCTATCTATGTTCATCCAGATGCAACTCTAGCAGATGCAGATGCACTAATGAAAGAGTATAAAATTTCTGGTGTTCCTGTTGTTGATACTCATAACAAACTTCTTGGAATCCTTACAAATCGTGATATGAGATTTGAAAAAGATATGAGTAAAAAAGCTGATCAGGTAATGACAAAAATGCCTCTTATCACTGCTGTAAAAGGTATCTCTCTTGATGATGCTGGTGATATTATGCATAAAAACAAAATAGAAAAACTTCCTATTATTGATGAGGATGGTTTCTTAAAAGGCCTTGTAACTATCAAAGATATCAGAAAACGTATTGCATACCCTAACTCAAATAAGGACGCTTTTGGCAGACTTATTGTTGGTGGAGCTATTGGTGTTGGTCAACTTGACCGTGCAAAAGCACTTGTGGATGCTGGATGTGATGTTTTAGTTCTTGACTCTGCTCACGGTCATTCAAAAGGTATTTTAGATACTGTTAGAAAAATCAAAGAGACTATGGAAGTTGATGTTATCGCTGGTAACATTGCAACTGCAGAAGCTGTTCTTGCACTTATTGAAGCCGGTGCAGATGGTGTTAAAGTTGGTATCGGACCTGGTTCAATTTGTACTACTCGTATTGTTGCAGGTGTTGGCGTACCTCAAATCTCTGCTATTTCTGAATGTGCAGACGAAGCAAGAAAACATGGCGTACCTGTTATTGCTGATGGTGGTATCAAATACTCTGGAGACATCGCTAAAGCTTTAGCTGTTGGTGCTTCATGTATCATGGCTGGTTCACTTTTAGCTGGTACTGAAGAATCTCCAGGTGATACTATCATGTTCCAAGGACGTCAATATAAATCATACCGCGGTATGGGAAGTATAGGTGCTATGCAAACTGGTTCTACAGACAGATATTTCCAAGAAGGAACTGCAGCAGATAAACTGGTACCAGAGGGAATCGAAGGTCGTGTTCCTTTTAGAGGCAGCATTGCTGGTATTGTTCATCAAATGATGGGCGGTCTTCGCTCTTCTATGGGCTACTGTGGAAGTGCAAGCATTCCAATATTCTGGGAAAAAGCAGAGTTTGTTGAGATCACAAGTGCTGGACTTAAAGAGTCTCATGTTCATGATGTTATCATCACTCAAGAAGCGCCTAATTACCACGTATAA
- a CDS encoding RDD family protein — MNEVRYAGFWIRFVASFLDTLFLALPVAIVIYFLSDGNWFDFSQYQQNIAYAMSGNANKALSSQPQMSMKWELLFEAAVLIVTMVFWRRWRGATPGKKFVHIKIVDAITLQDIDNKQAITRSIGYIVSTLALMIGFLMVAFRADKRGLHDLLAGTVVIYDEELIES; from the coding sequence ATGAATGAAGTAAGATACGCAGGATTTTGGATTCGCTTTGTTGCTTCATTTTTAGACACTCTCTTTCTTGCTCTGCCGGTAGCTATAGTCATCTACTTTTTAAGTGATGGCAACTGGTTTGACTTCTCACAATATCAACAAAATATAGCCTACGCAATGAGTGGAAATGCGAATAAAGCTCTCTCATCTCAACCTCAGATGTCAATGAAATGGGAACTTCTTTTTGAAGCTGCCGTTTTAATCGTAACTATGGTCTTTTGGAGAAGATGGAGGGGTGCAACTCCTGGTAAGAAGTTTGTTCATATTAAAATAGTAGATGCTATTACACTTCAAGATATAGACAATAAACAAGCCATCACTCGCTCTATTGGTTATATCGTTTCTACTTTAGCTCTTATGATAGGTTTTTTGATGGTGGCTTTTAGGGCCGACAAGAGAGGACTTCATGACCTCTTGGCTGGAACTGTAGTTATCTACGATGAAGAGCTTATAGAATCTTAG
- a CDS encoding bacteriohemerythrin, whose amino-acid sequence MPSSQKIPWDDRYALGIDMIDTQHKKLFELVNRLYDLEDSKNVKEELRVILYEFNSYMQIHFEDEEAYMSVIDYPLLQEHKKLHEEIIESIKLVVVTPAKLGIIKSKMRVVAKRALIDHIMHEDTKIKLFLVEQEDEGIFDLSDL is encoded by the coding sequence ATGCCATCTAGTCAAAAAATACCTTGGGATGATAGATATGCATTGGGAATCGACATGATAGATACTCAGCATAAAAAACTTTTTGAACTAGTAAATAGACTTTACGATTTAGAAGATTCAAAAAATGTAAAAGAAGAACTTAGGGTTATTTTATATGAGTTTAATAGCTATATGCAAATACATTTTGAAGATGAAGAAGCGTATATGTCTGTTATAGATTATCCGCTTCTGCAAGAGCATAAAAAATTACATGAAGAGATTATTGAAAGTATTAAACTAGTTGTTGTTACACCGGCAAAGCTAGGGATTATAAAATCGAAAATGAGAGTTGTAGCTAAGCGTGCTCTTATAGATCATATCATGCATGAAGATACAAAAATAAAACTATTTTTAGTTGAGCAAGAAGATGAAGGTATTTTTGATCTTTCAGATCTCTAA
- the gltB gene encoding glutamate synthase large subunit, producing MKAEYLPKREGLYDPEFEHDACGVGFVAHLKGEASHNIVSKGIELLINLEHRGAVGAEKNSGDGAGILTQMPDKFLRRVLKEDDIDLPEFGHYGVGVVFLPKDPEAYAECKTIVENTIEELGQEFLGWRRVPTSNETLGYTVKNVEPYVHQVIVKRNPELEDAEAFERKLFVIRKYAQSKVTASPINGTGYFYMPSMSYKTISYKGQLITEQLPLYFPDLSEPDYESAIALVHSRFSTNTFPSWPLAQPFRYIAHNGEINTLRGNINWMRARQSMLKSKLFSEEELEMIYPYLINEAKGSDSSVLDNVVELLTLAGRPLAHVMMMMIPEAWKNEEMDAKRRDFYEYHATFMEPWDGPASVAFTDGKIVGATLDRNGLRPSRYFLTKDDILVMASEQGALEFPTEDIVLKGRLQPGKMFLADLEQGRIISDDEIKANISGVHNYGEWIEKQKINIDDLTLNNEVKQPNHDTVLQRQKCFGYTQEDLKVILTPMANTAYEATGSMGNDAALSVLSNASINLYNYFHQLFAQVTNPPIDPIREESVMSLIAYIGPQGNLFQEVDEDRKFIKLNSPILTNEQFEKLSGVNEFHFRAKKISILFDSTKSGSMKDALDSVMKQASDSVREGYEVIILSTRGISMTKAAIPTLLATSAVHHHLISEGIRTNCGLVVETGEARAIHHFATLIGYGANAINPYLAFETIEDMRSRKLINEGITQEQAVQNYITAIGKGIFKVMSKMGISTIRSYTGAQIFEAVGLSQNLVDKYFKGTATRLDGIDIDTIEEETLLCHSIAYPSEIIEANDLPVGGHYAYRQRGENHLFTPETIFLLQNSTKTNSYETYKQYAKLINEPQEAFVTLRSLLDFKRLSPINIDDVESVDSIITRFATGAMSYGSISEEAHTTLAIAMNSIGAKSNTGEGGEDASRFGTNKNSKIKQVASGRFGVTSNYLVNAEEIQIKLAQGAKPGEGGQLPGHKVDEIIGRTRHSTPGVGLISPPPHHDIYSIEDLKQLIHDLKNANTKARINTKLVSEVGVGTIAAGVAKAHSDVVLISGFDGGTGASPQTSIKHAGLPWELGLAETHQTLVKNGLRSRIVVQTDGQLRTGRDIAIATLLGAEEWGIATAALVVEGCIMMRKCHLNTCPVGIATQDKELRAKYTGKPEHIVNYVKFIATELREIMAELGFRTINEMVGRTDKLKAREGVTHWKAKHLQLDQLLHKVHLRSDDTAYQTTAQDHGLDSALDNHLIDLARPAIADGTPIKEEIKLRNINRTVGTMLSAEVTRKYGEAGLPDDTIHFKATGSGGQSFGAFLNSGITFEIEGDANDYFGKGLCGGKLILYPPHNATYEANENVILGNVSFYGATSGESYIYGLAGERFAVRNSGANVVVGAIGDHGCEYMTGGRVVILGEIGKNFAAGMSGGIAYIYDKNNTLSQRINKGSVDLDRVESDEDEAELKAMIKKYINYTGSKEANQILTDWKTSKDAFIKVMPVDYKRVLKEQAQKKEEV from the coding sequence ATGAAAGCCGAGTATTTACCAAAGAGAGAGGGTCTATATGATCCGGAGTTTGAGCATGATGCCTGCGGTGTAGGTTTTGTTGCTCATCTTAAGGGAGAAGCTTCTCATAACATCGTAAGCAAAGGTATTGAACTTTTAATAAATCTAGAGCATCGTGGTGCTGTCGGAGCTGAGAAAAATTCAGGTGACGGTGCGGGAATCCTTACTCAGATGCCAGATAAATTTCTACGCAGAGTTTTAAAAGAAGATGATATCGACTTACCTGAGTTTGGTCACTATGGTGTCGGCGTTGTTTTTTTACCAAAAGATCCAGAGGCTTATGCAGAGTGTAAAACAATTGTTGAAAATACTATAGAAGAGCTTGGTCAAGAATTTCTAGGATGGAGAAGAGTCCCTACTTCGAATGAGACTCTTGGATATACAGTAAAAAACGTTGAACCATACGTACATCAAGTTATTGTAAAACGAAACCCTGAACTCGAAGATGCAGAGGCTTTCGAGCGTAAACTTTTCGTAATCCGTAAATATGCACAATCAAAAGTAACAGCTTCACCAATAAACGGTACCGGGTACTTTTATATGCCTTCGATGTCATACAAGACTATCTCTTATAAAGGTCAGCTAATCACTGAGCAACTTCCTCTGTATTTTCCAGATTTAAGTGAGCCTGACTATGAGTCGGCTATTGCACTGGTTCACAGTCGTTTTTCAACAAATACTTTCCCTTCATGGCCACTAGCACAGCCATTTAGATACATAGCTCACAATGGTGAGATTAATACACTTCGTGGAAATATAAACTGGATGAGAGCAAGACAGTCGATGCTCAAATCAAAACTTTTCAGCGAAGAAGAGTTAGAGATGATTTATCCTTACCTCATCAACGAAGCAAAGGGTTCAGACTCTTCAGTTTTAGATAATGTTGTAGAACTGCTTACACTTGCAGGTCGCCCTCTTGCTCACGTTATGATGATGATGATTCCAGAAGCTTGGAAAAATGAAGAGATGGATGCAAAGCGCAGAGATTTTTACGAATACCATGCTACTTTCATGGAGCCATGGGATGGTCCTGCATCTGTAGCTTTTACTGATGGAAAGATTGTTGGTGCGACACTAGACAGAAACGGTCTTCGCCCTTCTCGCTACTTTCTAACAAAAGATGACATCTTGGTTATGGCATCTGAGCAAGGTGCTTTAGAGTTCCCTACTGAGGACATAGTTCTAAAAGGAAGACTACAGCCTGGTAAGATGTTTCTTGCAGATTTAGAACAAGGTCGCATAATCAGTGATGATGAGATAAAAGCAAATATCTCTGGAGTTCACAACTATGGAGAGTGGATAGAGAAACAAAAAATCAACATTGATGATTTAACTCTTAACAATGAAGTTAAACAACCAAACCATGATACTGTACTTCAGCGTCAAAAATGTTTTGGATATACACAAGAAGACCTCAAAGTAATCCTTACTCCAATGGCAAACACAGCTTACGAAGCAACTGGTTCTATGGGTAACGATGCGGCACTTTCAGTTCTATCAAACGCATCTATAAACCTTTACAACTACTTCCACCAACTTTTTGCACAAGTTACAAACCCTCCAATCGATCCAATCAGAGAAGAGTCTGTAATGTCTCTTATCGCATACATCGGGCCACAAGGAAATCTATTCCAAGAAGTTGATGAAGACCGTAAGTTTATTAAACTAAACTCTCCTATTTTAACTAATGAGCAGTTTGAAAAACTTAGCGGTGTTAATGAGTTTCATTTCCGTGCAAAGAAAATAAGCATTCTTTTTGACTCCACTAAGAGCGGTTCAATGAAAGATGCTCTTGACTCTGTTATGAAACAAGCAAGCGATTCTGTTAGAGAAGGGTATGAAGTAATCATCCTCTCTACAAGAGGAATCTCTATGACTAAGGCTGCTATCCCTACTCTACTAGCTACTAGTGCAGTTCATCATCACCTTATCTCAGAAGGTATCAGAACTAACTGTGGTCTTGTTGTAGAGACTGGAGAAGCAAGAGCAATCCATCACTTCGCAACACTTATCGGATATGGTGCCAATGCTATTAACCCTTACCTTGCATTTGAGACCATAGAAGATATGCGTTCTCGTAAGTTAATAAATGAAGGCATCACTCAAGAGCAAGCTGTACAAAACTACATCACTGCTATTGGCAAAGGTATCTTCAAAGTAATGTCAAAAATGGGTATCTCAACTATTCGTTCATATACAGGCGCACAGATATTTGAGGCTGTTGGACTTTCTCAAAACCTTGTTGACAAATACTTCAAAGGAACAGCTACTCGTCTTGATGGAATAGACATAGACACTATCGAAGAAGAGACTCTTCTTTGTCACTCTATCGCTTACCCTAGTGAGATTATCGAAGCAAACGACCTTCCAGTCGGTGGTCACTATGCATATCGTCAGCGTGGAGAAAATCACCTCTTTACGCCTGAGACTATTTTCCTGCTTCAAAATTCGACTAAGACAAACAGCTATGAGACTTACAAGCAGTACGCTAAGCTTATCAACGAGCCTCAAGAAGCTTTTGTAACCCTGCGTTCACTTCTCGACTTTAAACGTCTAAGCCCTATTAATATAGACGATGTGGAGTCAGTTGATTCTATCATTACTCGTTTTGCAACTGGAGCTATGAGCTACGGTTCTATCTCAGAAGAAGCACACACTACTCTTGCTATTGCTATGAACTCTATCGGTGCAAAAAGTAATACCGGTGAAGGTGGAGAAGATGCATCTAGATTTGGGACTAACAAAAATTCTAAAATCAAACAAGTTGCATCTGGACGTTTTGGTGTAACTTCAAACTACCTTGTAAACGCTGAAGAGATTCAGATAAAACTGGCTCAAGGTGCAAAACCTGGTGAAGGCGGTCAGCTTCCGGGACATAAAGTAGATGAAATTATCGGTCGTACCCGTCACTCGACTCCTGGTGTTGGACTTATTTCTCCACCGCCACACCATGACATCTACTCTATTGAAGACCTCAAACAATTGATTCATGACCTTAAAAATGCAAATACTAAAGCTCGTATAAACACTAAACTAGTTTCTGAAGTCGGTGTTGGTACTATTGCCGCTGGTGTTGCAAAAGCTCACTCTGATGTTGTACTTATTTCTGGTTTTGACGGCGGTACTGGAGCATCTCCACAGACTTCTATCAAACACGCAGGTCTTCCTTGGGAGCTTGGTCTTGCTGAGACTCATCAGACTCTGGTAAAAAACGGTCTTCGCTCTCGCATCGTTGTTCAGACTGACGGTCAGCTTCGTACAGGTCGTGATATTGCTATTGCTACTCTGCTTGGTGCTGAAGAGTGGGGAATCGCAACTGCTGCTTTAGTTGTTGAGGGCTGTATTATGATGCGTAAATGTCACTTAAACACTTGTCCTGTAGGAATCGCTACACAAGATAAAGAGTTAAGAGCAAAATACACAGGTAAACCTGAACACATTGTAAACTATGTTAAGTTCATCGCTACAGAGTTACGTGAAATCATGGCGGAGCTTGGATTTAGAACTATTAACGAGATGGTCGGTCGTACAGATAAACTTAAAGCTCGCGAGGGTGTTACTCACTGGAAAGCTAAGCATCTGCAACTGGATCAACTGCTTCATAAAGTGCATCTAAGAAGTGATGATACAGCTTATCAAACTACTGCGCAAGATCACGGCTTAGATAGTGCACTTGATAATCATTTGATTGATTTGGCACGTCCGGCAATTGCGGATGGCACACCAATAAAAGAAGAGATAAAACTTAGAAACATCAACCGTACAGTTGGAACAATGCTCTCAGCTGAAGTTACTCGCAAGTATGGTGAAGCTGGTCTTCCAGATGACACTATCCACTTCAAAGCTACAGGAAGTGGCGGACAGAGTTTTGGTGCATTTTTAAACAGCGGTATTACTTTTGAGATAGAAGGCGATGCAAATGACTACTTCGGTAAAGGTCTTTGTGGTGGTAAACTGATTTTATATCCTCCTCATAATGCGACTTACGAAGCAAATGAAAACGTAATCCTTGGAAATGTATCTTTCTATGGTGCAACAAGCGGTGAGTCTTACATCTATGGTCTTGCAGGTGAGCGTTTTGCAGTTCGTAACTCTGGAGCAAATGTTGTTGTCGGTGCTATTGGTGACCACGGTTGTGAGTATATGACTGGTGGTCGTGTAGTTATCCTAGGCGAAATCGGGAAAAATTTTGCAGCTGGTATGAGTGGTGGTATCGCTTACATCTACGACAAAAACAACACTCTGTCTCAGCGTATTAACAAAGGTAGTGTTGACCTTGACAGAGTTGAGAGTGATGAAGATGAAGCAGAGTTAAAAGCTATGATTAAAAAGTACATCAACTACACTGGTTCAAAAGAAGCTAACCAGATTTTAACTGACTGGAAGACATCTAAAGATGCTTTCATAAAAGTAATGCCTGTTGATTACAAACGAGTCTTGAAAGAACAAGCACAGAAAAAAGAGGAGGTGTAA
- a CDS encoding glutamate synthase subunit beta: MGKVTGFREYKRQNFSLAPAHERIKHNNEFVTPPSKPELETQAARCMDCGIPFCHSNYGCPVGNLIPQFNDQIYKGEWESAFRSLMSTNNFPEFTGRVCPATCETACVLGMNDDAVSIKGIEYSIIEKAYEEGWMKAQMPKVCTGKKVAVVGSGPAGLSVANQLNKAGHAVTVYERDKRIGGLVRYGIPNFKLDKVKVVQRRVDIMAEEGVEFITEAHIGVDIPLKTLRNEYDAVVLCGGASLPRDLPIENRDANNIHFAMEFLSQCNSRIEGEEIPKEKEILATGKHVVVIGGGDTGSDCVGNSVRQGAESIIQIELMSKAPLERTDAMPWPLYPRVFKLSSSQEEGCTLDYDILSKSFIKDDAGNVTGINCVKIEWGDKGFNEIEGSDFILKADVIFLAMGFLGPEQTGMIEELSLDTDPRSNIATNHYATSAEGIFSAGDMRRGQSLVVWAIHEGRECAIAVDEFLSKKPTLLNARSKSLYEKR, from the coding sequence ATGGGAAAAGTAACAGGTTTTAGAGAATACAAACGTCAGAACTTCTCACTAGCACCAGCTCATGAGCGCATTAAGCACAACAACGAGTTTGTAACTCCTCCAAGCAAGCCTGAGTTAGAAACTCAAGCCGCTAGATGCATGGACTGTGGTATTCCATTTTGTCATAGTAACTACGGCTGTCCTGTAGGTAACCTCATCCCTCAGTTTAACGACCAAATATATAAAGGCGAATGGGAGAGTGCATTCCGCTCACTTATGAGTACAAACAACTTTCCTGAGTTTACTGGTCGTGTATGTCCTGCAACTTGTGAAACTGCATGTGTACTTGGGATGAATGACGATGCAGTCAGCATCAAAGGTATCGAGTACTCAATCATCGAAAAAGCTTACGAAGAGGGCTGGATGAAAGCTCAGATGCCAAAGGTCTGTACTGGTAAAAAAGTGGCAGTTGTGGGTTCTGGTCCTGCAGGTCTTAGCGTTGCAAATCAGCTTAACAAAGCTGGACATGCTGTAACAGTATATGAGAGAGATAAGCGTATCGGCGGACTTGTTCGTTATGGCATCCCTAACTTCAAACTAGACAAAGTAAAAGTAGTTCAACGTCGTGTTGATATCATGGCAGAAGAAGGCGTAGAGTTTATTACGGAAGCCCATATCGGTGTAGATATTCCTCTAAAAACACTAAGAAATGAGTACGATGCAGTAGTTCTTTGTGGTGGTGCTTCTCTTCCAAGAGACTTGCCAATAGAAAACAGAGATGCAAATAACATCCACTTCGCTATGGAGTTTTTATCTCAGTGTAACTCTCGCATCGAAGGCGAAGAGATACCAAAAGAAAAAGAGATACTAGCAACTGGTAAACACGTAGTAGTCATCGGTGGTGGTGATACTGGTAGTGACTGTGTTGGAAACTCTGTTCGTCAAGGTGCTGAGTCAATCATACAGATAGAACTAATGTCAAAAGCTCCACTAGAGCGTACAGATGCGATGCCATGGCCACTCTACCCAAGAGTGTTTAAACTATCTTCATCTCAAGAAGAGGGTTGTACACTTGACTATGACATCCTCTCAAAATCTTTCATCAAAGATGATGCAGGAAATGTAACTGGCATCAACTGTGTGAAAATCGAGTGGGGAGACAAAGGCTTCAATGAGATAGAAGGAAGTGACTTCATACTTAAAGCTGACGTCATCTTCTTAGCTATGGGTTTCCTAGGGCCTGAGCAGACTGGAATGATAGAAGAGCTTTCACTTGATACTGACCCAAGAAGCAACATAGCAACAAATCACTACGCTACATCAGCAGAAGGTATCTTTAGTGCAGGAGATATGCGCAGAGGTCAATCACTTGTAGTATGGGCAATCCACGAAGGACGTGAATGTGCCATCGCTGTAGATGAGTTCCTATCTAAAAAACCAACACTGCTTAACGCTAGAAGTAAATCTCTTTACGAGAAGCGTTAA
- a CDS encoding rhodanese-like domain-containing protein — MKKIINIFILLLTLALFTACSSVSDEELIIAREAVKNGAIIVDVRTREEFIQKHIDGAINLPIEAIMKGSINLPKDKELVLYCRTGSRSSVSAKVLREKGWTVYDVATQDDWEREIK; from the coding sequence GTGAAAAAAATCATAAATATATTTATACTGTTATTGACTTTAGCTCTATTTACAGCTTGTTCAAGCGTTAGTGATGAAGAGTTGATAATAGCTAGAGAAGCTGTAAAAAATGGTGCTATTATTGTAGATGTTAGAACACGTGAAGAATTTATACAAAAGCATATTGATGGCGCTATAAATTTACCTATAGAGGCTATTATGAAAGGCAGTATCAACCTTCCAAAAGATAAAGAGCTTGTTCTATATTGTAGAACAGGTAGTCGCAGTAGTGTGAGTGCTAAGGTTTTAAGAGAGAAAGGCTGGACTGTATATGATGTCGCTACACAAGATGATTGGGAGAGAGAAATAAAGTAA
- a CDS encoding O-acetylhomoserine aminocarboxypropyltransferase/cysteine synthase family protein: protein MDLQTKALHAGYEKDTQGTMAVPIYMTTAYEFRDVQHAANLFSLKELGNIYTRLNNPTTDVFEKRFAELEGGAAAIATSSGMSAIFFAIANAAESGDNIVCAKQLYGGSLTQTAHTLKRFGIEARYFDVHQPEQIEALVDAKTKVIFFESLTNPSIDVADIEAITAIANKHGILTVVDNTVATPVLCRPFEFGADITVHSASKYTTGQGLAIGGIMVERNGIVDKLKGNDRYAHFNEPDASYHGLVYTDIPLPPFSLRARLSLLRDIGAVSSPFNSWLFIQGMEHLSLRMREHSKNALALAEFLEAHPRVNKVNYPGLKSNSNYEMAQKYFEDGACSGLLSFEVDSLEEATKIVNATELYSLVVNIGDSKSIITHPASTTHQQLTPDELIACGVPAGLIRISCGLESIKDLIADIKQALEA, encoded by the coding sequence ATGGATTTACAAACAAAAGCACTGCACGCTGGTTATGAGAAAGATACACAAGGGACTATGGCTGTTCCTATTTATATGACGACAGCTTATGAGTTTCGTGATGTCCAACACGCTGCAAACTTGTTTTCTTTAAAAGAGTTAGGAAACATCTATACTCGTCTTAACAATCCTACTACTGATGTATTTGAAAAACGTTTTGCAGAGCTTGAAGGCGGTGCTGCGGCAATTGCTACTTCAAGTGGTATGAGTGCTATCTTTTTTGCTATTGCAAATGCTGCTGAATCCGGTGATAACATAGTATGTGCTAAACAGCTTTACGGTGGGAGTCTTACTCAAACAGCTCACACACTAAAGAGATTTGGCATCGAAGCTAGATATTTTGATGTTCATCAGCCAGAGCAGATAGAAGCACTTGTAGATGCTAAGACTAAAGTTATCTTTTTTGAGTCTTTAACTAACCCTAGTATCGACGTAGCAGACATAGAAGCTATTACAGCTATCGCAAACAAGCATGGCATCTTGACAGTTGTAGATAACACTGTTGCTACTCCTGTTTTATGTCGTCCTTTTGAGTTTGGTGCAGACATCACTGTTCACAGTGCTTCTAAATACACAACTGGTCAGGGTCTTGCTATTGGTGGTATCATGGTTGAGAGAAACGGAATTGTTGATAAACTAAAAGGCAATGACAGATACGCTCACTTCAATGAACCGGATGCTTCTTACCATGGTTTAGTTTATACTGACATTCCTCTTCCTCCATTTAGCCTTAGAGCTAGACTTTCACTTCTTCGTGATATAGGTGCGGTTTCATCTCCGTTTAACTCATGGTTGTTTATCCAAGGTATGGAGCATCTATCTCTTCGTATGCGTGAACACTCTAAAAATGCTCTTGCACTTGCAGAGTTTTTAGAGGCTCATCCAAGAGTTAACAAAGTAAACTATCCGGGACTAAAAAGCAACTCAAACTATGAAATGGCTCAGAAGTATTTTGAAGATGGAGCTTGTTCTGGCCTTCTAAGTTTTGAAGTTGACTCTTTAGAAGAGGCTACGAAAATAGTAAATGCAACAGAGCTTTACTCTCTAGTTGTAAATATCGGTGATAGTAAATCAATCATTACTCATCCAGCATCTACGACTCACCAACAACTAACTCCTGATGAGCTAATCGCTTGTGGTGTTCCTGCAGGACTTATCCGCATCTCTTGTGGACTAGAGTCTATTAAAGATCTTATTGCAGATATCAAGCAGGCTTTAGAAGCATAA